In one Vibrio sp. CB1-14 genomic region, the following are encoded:
- a CDS encoding universal stress protein, translating to MKYKHILVALELSDESKVLIDRAVFLAELLDADVSFIHIDGTHGEIYHELVDLVTAPEQRPLTVEATEQLHGFAEYAKCTLKHFIVGTGDLGDKVKVAIAENDFDLLICGHHHDFWSKLISASRQVINSSPVDVLVVPMED from the coding sequence ATGAAATATAAACATATCCTTGTCGCACTGGAGCTTTCCGACGAGAGCAAAGTGTTGATTGATAGAGCCGTTTTTCTAGCAGAACTGTTGGACGCAGATGTGTCATTCATCCATATCGATGGTACACATGGTGAAATTTATCACGAGCTGGTTGATTTAGTCACCGCTCCCGAACAAAGACCCTTGACTGTCGAAGCGACAGAGCAATTACACGGCTTCGCCGAGTATGCTAAGTGCACTTTGAAGCATTTCATCGTTGGAACTGGCGATCTTGGCGACAAAGTAAAAGTTGCTATTGCAGAAAATGACTTTGATCTTCTTATCTGTGGTCACCACCACGACTTCTGGAGCAAGCTGATATCCGCATCTCGCCAAGTCATTAATAGCTCTCCAGTGGACGTGCTTGTTGTTCCTATGGAAGATTGA